Proteins co-encoded in one Bacillus paramycoides genomic window:
- a CDS encoding acetoacetyl-CoA reductase: MVQLNGKVAIVTGGAKGIGKAITVALAQEGAKVVINYNSSKEAAENLVNELGKEGHDVYAVQADVSKVEDANRLVEEAVNHFGKVDILVNNAGITRDRTFKKLNREDWERVIDVNLSSVFNTTSAVLPYITEAEEGRIISISSIIGQAGGFGQTNYSAAKAGMLGFTKSLALELAKTNVTVNAICPGFIDTEMVAEVPEEVRQKIVAKIPKKRFGQADEIAKGVVYLCRDGAYITGQQLNINGGLYM; encoded by the coding sequence ATGGTTCAATTAAATGGCAAAGTAGCAATCGTAACAGGTGGAGCAAAAGGAATTGGAAAAGCGATTACAGTAGCGTTAGCACAAGAAGGTGCAAAAGTTGTTATTAACTATAACAGCAGCAAAGAAGCAGCTGAAAACTTAGTAAATGAATTAGGAAAAGAAGGACATGACGTTTATGCAGTTCAAGCGGATGTTTCTAAAGTAGAAGATGCAAACCGACTTGTAGAAGAAGCAGTGAATCATTTTGGTAAAGTTGATATTCTTGTTAATAATGCTGGTATTACAAGAGATCGTACATTCAAAAAATTAAATCGTGAAGATTGGGAACGCGTAATTGATGTGAACTTAAGCAGTGTGTTTAATACGACAAGCGCGGTACTTCCATACATAACGGAAGCAGAAGAAGGAAGAATTATTAGCATTTCTTCTATCATTGGACAAGCTGGTGGATTTGGACAAACAAATTATTCAGCAGCGAAAGCAGGTATGCTAGGATTTACAAAATCATTAGCATTAGAGCTTGCAAAAACAAATGTAACTGTAAATGCTATTTGCCCAGGATTTATTGATACTGAAATGGTAGCAGAAGTACCAGAAGAAGTACGCCAAAAAATCGTTGCGAAAATCCCGAAAAAACGTTTTGGTCAAGCTGATGAAATTGCAAAAGGTGTAGTATACCTATGCCGTGACGGTGCTTATATCACTGGTCAGCAATTAAACATTAACGGCGGATTATATATGTAA
- the phaC gene encoding class III poly(R)-hydroxyalkanoic acid synthase subunit PhaC: MTTFVTEWEKQLELYPEEYRKAYRRVKRASEILLREPEPQVGLTPKEVIWTKNKTKLYRYIPKQEKTQRVPILLIYALINKPYIMDLTPGNSLVEYLVDRGFDVYMLDWGTFGLEDSHLKFDDFVFDYIAKAVKKVMRTAKSDEISLLGYCMGGTLTSIYAALHPHMPIRNLIFMTSPFDFSETGLYGPLLDEKYFNLDKAVDTFGNIPPEMIDFGNKMLKPITNFVGPYVALVDRSENERFVESWRLVQKWVGDGIPFPGESYRQWIRDFYQNNKLVKGELVIRGQKVDLANIKANVLNISGKRDHIALPCQVEALLDHISSTDKQYVCLPTGHMSIVYGGTAVKQTYPTIGDWLDERSK, encoded by the coding sequence ATGACTACATTCGTAACAGAATGGGAAAAGCAATTAGAGCTATACCCAGAAGAGTACCGAAAAGCGTACCGCCGTGTGAAAAGGGCGAGTGAAATTTTATTACGTGAACCAGAGCCGCAAGTAGGATTAACGCCGAAAGAGGTTATTTGGACGAAGAATAAGACGAAGCTTTATCGCTACATTCCAAAACAAGAAAAAACACAAAGAGTTCCAATTCTATTAATATATGCTCTTATTAATAAACCATATATTATGGATTTAACTCCTGGAAATAGTTTAGTGGAATATCTAGTGGACCGTGGTTTTGATGTGTATATGCTTGATTGGGGCACATTTGGTTTAGAAGATAGTCATTTGAAATTTGATGATTTCGTGTTTGATTATATTGCAAAAGCAGTGAAAAAAGTAATGCGAACTGCAAAATCGGACGAGATTTCTTTACTTGGTTATTGTATGGGTGGAACGCTAACTTCTATTTATGCGGCACTTCATCCGCACATGCCAATTCGTAACCTAATCTTTATGACAAGTCCTTTTGATTTCTCTGAAACAGGATTATATGGTCCTTTATTAGATGAGAAATACTTCAATCTAGATAAAGCGGTTGATACATTTGGAAATATTCCGCCAGAAATGATTGATTTCGGAAACAAAATGTTAAAACCAATTACGAACTTTGTTGGTCCATATGTTGCTTTAGTAGATCGTTCAGAGAATGAGCGTTTCGTTGAAAGCTGGAGGTTAGTTCAAAAGTGGGTTGGCGATGGCATTCCGTTCCCAGGTGAATCATACAGACAGTGGATTCGTGATTTTTATCAAAACAATAAACTGGTTAAGGGTGAACTCGTTATTCGCGGACAAAAGGTAGACCTTGCAAATATTAAGGCGAATGTCTTAAATATTTCAGGGAAACGTGATCATATCGCCCTGCCCTGCCAAGTAGAAGCGTTGCTAGATCATATTTCTAGCACAGATAAACAATATGTATGTTTACCAACGGGACATATGTCGATTGTTTACGGTGGAACAGCGGTAAAACAAACGTATCCAACGATTGGAGATTGGCTTGACGAGCGTTCGAAGTAA
- a CDS encoding prepilin peptidase, translated as MFTYVYALLVGMVFGSFFMVIAMRVPLGESIIAPRSHCHYCKYVLKPKELIPIISFCIQRGRCTNCKREISILYVVFELVTGMIFFLTVYMIGVEQELIIILSLFSLLLIISVTDYIYMLIPNRILASFACLLILECIFVPLVTWTDSIVGSSVIFILLYCMQKIYPEGLGGGDIKLLSLLGFIVGLKGIFIVLFLASCFSLCFFGVGLVLKRMKMRTPIPFGPFISLGAICYMLITYAK; from the coding sequence ATGTTCACTTATGTATATGCATTGTTAGTGGGGATGGTGTTTGGTTCTTTTTTTATGGTAATTGCGATGAGAGTTCCACTAGGTGAGTCTATCATTGCCCCGCGTTCACATTGTCATTATTGTAAGTATGTGCTAAAGCCAAAAGAATTGATTCCAATCATTTCATTTTGTATACAAAGGGGACGGTGTACGAATTGTAAAAGAGAAATTTCAATTTTGTACGTAGTATTTGAACTTGTAACCGGAATGATATTTTTTCTTACTGTATATATGATTGGGGTGGAACAAGAACTTATTATCATTTTATCGCTATTTTCATTACTTCTTATTATTTCGGTTACAGATTACATATATATGTTAATTCCAAATCGTATTTTAGCTTCGTTTGCCTGTTTACTCATTTTAGAATGTATTTTTGTACCGTTAGTCACTTGGACAGATAGTATAGTTGGTAGTAGCGTTATATTCATTTTGTTATATTGCATGCAAAAGATATATCCAGAAGGGCTTGGGGGAGGGGATATAAAATTACTTTCGTTACTTGGATTTATAGTGGGACTGAAAGGGATTTTTATCGTTTTATTTTTAGCATCTTGCTTTAGTCTTTGTTTCTTTGGAGTGGGTCTCGTATTAAAACGTATGAAAATGAGGACCCCAATTCCGTTTGGTCCCTTTATTAGTCTTGGGGCAATATGTTACATGTTGATCACGTATGCAAAATAG
- a CDS encoding TrkH family potassium uptake protein, with the protein MHKRTFSHTSKSKQKGTVCNMKRINIRMSPPRVLTLSFIMLSIIGTCLLKLPIATTTSISWLDALFTTVSACTVTGLGVVDTGKVFTLFGQCVILTLIQVGGLGIMSFAVLIAIMLGRKIGLQNRILLQQALNQTNIGGVIRLAKALFLFSFTVECIASFILSFEWVPKYGIAKGIYYSFFHSISAFNNAGFSVWSDNLMSHSHSILVNLVISSLIILGGIGFTVIVDIKRKKNFKNLTLHSKLMLSSTLIVNIIATIFIFTFEFHNSLSMRGFTPFEEGMAAYFQAISTRTAGFNTVDISALSKPSLLLMMLLMFIGAGSASTGGGIKLTTFLIMFFGVFKFLQEQDDIVVFKKSIKDTLIVKSLTITIISISFIFFAILILSITERVPLLMSAFEVFSAFGTVGLSMNFTPHLTMIGKAIIIFMMFFGKMGPLTLAFSFARKKNRKIKYPNEDILTG; encoded by the coding sequence ATACATAAACGTACTTTTTCACATACTAGTAAGAGCAAACAGAAAGGAACGGTATGTAACATGAAACGGATTAACATTCGCATGAGTCCTCCCCGCGTTCTTACTTTGTCTTTTATCATGTTATCAATTATAGGTACATGCTTATTAAAACTACCAATTGCTACAACAACGTCTATTTCATGGCTCGATGCTTTATTTACAACAGTTTCTGCTTGTACGGTTACAGGGCTAGGGGTTGTGGACACTGGAAAAGTATTTACTTTATTTGGTCAATGTGTCATTTTAACGCTTATACAAGTGGGCGGACTTGGCATTATGAGCTTTGCCGTTTTAATTGCGATTATGCTTGGCAGAAAAATTGGCCTTCAAAACCGAATTTTACTGCAACAAGCATTAAATCAAACGAATATAGGCGGTGTCATCCGTCTTGCCAAAGCATTATTTTTATTTTCTTTTACAGTCGAATGTATCGCTTCTTTCATTCTTTCTTTTGAATGGGTACCGAAATATGGGATTGCTAAAGGGATCTATTATAGCTTTTTTCATTCCATCTCTGCTTTTAACAATGCTGGTTTTTCTGTGTGGAGCGATAATTTAATGTCCCATTCTCATAGCATTCTTGTCAATCTTGTCATTTCCTCCCTCATTATTTTAGGTGGGATTGGTTTTACAGTAATCGTAGATATAAAAAGAAAGAAAAATTTTAAAAACCTTACATTACACTCAAAACTTATGCTCTCTTCTACTCTAATCGTCAATATTATTGCGACTATTTTTATTTTTACATTCGAGTTCCACAATTCTCTCTCTATGAGAGGATTTACTCCATTTGAAGAAGGCATGGCTGCTTATTTCCAAGCTATTTCAACGCGTACTGCCGGGTTTAATACAGTTGATATTTCTGCATTATCAAAGCCTTCCCTTTTACTAATGATGCTTCTAATGTTTATCGGCGCCGGTAGTGCTTCAACTGGCGGTGGGATTAAATTAACAACCTTTTTAATCATGTTTTTTGGAGTATTTAAATTTTTACAAGAACAAGATGATATTGTCGTGTTTAAAAAATCTATTAAAGATACTCTTATTGTCAAATCATTGACCATCACTATTATTTCTATTTCATTTATCTTTTTTGCTATTTTAATTTTGAGTATTACTGAGCGAGTTCCTCTATTGATGAGTGCTTTCGAAGTATTTTCAGCATTTGGGACTGTCGGTCTCAGTATGAATTTCACACCGCACTTAACGATGATTGGAAAAGCTATTATTATCTTTATGATGTTTTTCGGCAAAATGGGACCTTTAACACTTGCTTTTTCATTTGCACGTAAAAAGAACCGAAAAATAAAATATCCGAACGAAGATATTTTAACAGGTTGA
- the phaR gene encoding polyhydroxyalkanoic acid synthase subunit PhaR codes for MIDQKFDPLQAWKNAYEQTETFWGKALNETIKTEEYSAWMGSVLDLNLFYQKALNDTTKNYLEQVNVPTKEDIARVATLVINLENKVDNIEEFLEEKVESVGQAPTLKRDVTKVKQDIRTLETKVDQILQLLEKQNAVLAKLQEPVKEEVKPTNKPENKK; via the coding sequence GTGATTGATCAAAAATTCGATCCACTACAAGCATGGAAAAATGCTTATGAACAAACCGAAACATTTTGGGGAAAAGCGCTCAATGAAACAATTAAAACAGAAGAATATTCTGCTTGGATGGGCAGCGTTCTAGATTTGAATTTGTTTTATCAAAAAGCATTAAATGATACGACAAAAAATTATTTAGAGCAGGTGAATGTGCCTACGAAAGAGGATATCGCTAGAGTGGCTACGCTTGTTATTAACTTAGAAAACAAAGTGGATAACATTGAGGAGTTTCTAGAAGAGAAGGTAGAGTCAGTAGGACAAGCTCCTACATTAAAGCGTGATGTTACGAAAGTAAAACAAGATATTCGCACGCTAGAAACGAAAGTTGATCAAATTTTACAATTGCTAGAAAAGCAAAATGCAGTACTAGCAAAGCTACAAGAACCTGTAAAAGAAGAAGTAAAACCTACGAATAAACCAGAAAATAAAAAGTGA
- the phaP gene encoding polyhydroxyalkanoic acid inclusion protein PhaP, producing METKPNELVDAFWKNWSQSLSLFSSAGKQLEQLTLETLKQQQDALHKLTSGVDELEKELQQFTNQFNNQYTDYVKQLTGNSLNDQINEWQDKWKELSAHMQQLTVSPTKTSLSILTQTSGQFEETTKQFIEQQQLQREEAQKQLEGFLEEFKSKQLELAKKFEENSKNLFTSIK from the coding sequence ATGGAAACTAAACCAAACGAATTGGTCGATGCATTTTGGAAAAACTGGTCTCAATCTCTTTCCCTTTTCTCTTCAGCTGGGAAACAATTAGAGCAACTTACTTTAGAAACATTAAAACAACAACAAGACGCTTTGCATAAATTAACATCAGGAGTAGATGAACTAGAAAAAGAACTGCAACAATTCACTAATCAATTCAATAATCAATATACAGATTACGTGAAGCAATTAACTGGAAACTCCTTAAATGATCAAATTAACGAGTGGCAAGACAAGTGGAAAGAACTTTCTGCTCATATGCAACAGCTAACTGTTTCTCCTACAAAAACATCTTTGTCTATCCTTACTCAAACAAGCGGTCAATTTGAAGAAACAACTAAGCAATTTATTGAACAACAACAATTACAACGTGAAGAGGCTCAAAAACAGTTAGAAGGTTTTTTGGAAGAGTTCAAGTCGAAACAGTTGGAACTCGCAAAAAAGTTCGAGGAAAATTCAAAAAATCTATTTACTTCCATCAAGTAA
- a CDS encoding cyclic-phosphate processing receiver domain-containing protein: protein MNVYMDDQRSCPYGYVPATTVECALQMVRDYDVNILSLDFNMRWGEKSGLDFVEAFCKEGLYVNEMHLHTNDVIGMYKMKQRIEKGKEEGEINPHLVVKYVGS from the coding sequence ATGAATGTATATATGGACGATCAAAGAAGTTGCCCGTACGGGTATGTACCTGCAACTACAGTAGAATGTGCTTTGCAAATGGTTCGGGATTATGATGTGAATATTCTTTCCCTTGATTTTAACATGAGATGGGGAGAAAAAAGTGGATTAGATTTTGTAGAGGCTTTTTGTAAAGAAGGTTTATACGTAAATGAAATGCACCTTCATACGAATGATGTTATCGGTATGTACAAGATGAAACAGAGAATTGAAAAGGGAAAGGAAGAAGGAGAAATTAATCCTCATCTTGTTGTTAAATATGTGGGGAGCTAA
- a CDS encoding TerC family protein, producing MDVSLLLEYGWVLLILIALEGILAADNALVLAIMVKHLPEEKRKKALFYGLAGAFVFRFGSLFMISFLVDVWQVQAIGAIYLMFIAGNHLFKTYVKKNTDEETEEKEAKKKQENFWWTVFKVEVADIAFAVDSILAAVALAMTLPKTGLGTIGSLDTGQFVVIFVGGLIGLIIMRFAATAFVQILKRKPGLETAAFLIVGWVGVKLAVYTLAHSALNVIPHSFPESTPWKLTFWIVLVGIAVGGWFFSKEVETKVEKNLDEKAL from the coding sequence ATGGATGTATCATTATTATTGGAGTATGGTTGGGTATTACTTATCCTAATTGCACTAGAGGGGATTTTAGCAGCTGATAACGCTCTTGTTCTTGCAATTATGGTAAAACATTTACCAGAAGAAAAACGAAAGAAAGCACTATTTTACGGATTAGCGGGGGCATTTGTTTTCCGTTTCGGATCGTTATTTATGATTTCGTTCCTAGTCGACGTATGGCAAGTGCAAGCAATCGGTGCCATTTACCTTATGTTTATCGCTGGTAATCACTTATTTAAAACGTATGTTAAAAAGAATACGGATGAAGAAACAGAAGAAAAAGAGGCAAAGAAAAAACAAGAGAACTTTTGGTGGACTGTATTTAAAGTTGAAGTTGCAGATATCGCCTTCGCAGTTGATTCAATCTTAGCTGCCGTTGCATTAGCAATGACTTTACCGAAAACAGGATTAGGTACAATTGGTAGTCTTGATACTGGGCAATTCGTTGTTATCTTTGTAGGTGGACTTATCGGATTAATCATTATGCGATTTGCGGCAACTGCTTTCGTACAAATCTTAAAACGTAAGCCAGGACTTGAAACTGCAGCATTCTTAATTGTAGGTTGGGTTGGTGTGAAACTAGCAGTTTATACATTAGCACACTCTGCATTAAATGTAATTCCACATTCCTTCCCAGAATCTACACCTTGGAAGCTTACATTCTGGATTGTATTAGTTGGAATCGCAGTTGGCGGCTGGTTTTTCTCGAAAGAAGTAGAAACAAAAGTCGAAAAGAATCTAGACGAAAAAGCGCTGTAA
- a CDS encoding alpha/beta-type small acid-soluble spore protein — protein sequence MAKTNKLLVPGAEQALDQFKYEIAQEFGVSLGSNTASRSNGSVGGEVTKRLVSLAQQQLRG from the coding sequence ATGGCAAAAACAAACAAATTACTAGTTCCAGGTGCTGAACAAGCACTTGATCAATTTAAATATGAAATTGCACAAGAATTCGGCGTAAGCTTAGGGTCTAATACTGCATCTCGTTCTAACGGATCAGTTGGCGGTGAAGTAACAAAACGTCTTGTTTCTTTAGCTCAACAACAATTACGCGGATAA
- a CDS encoding NAD(P)/FAD-dependent oxidoreductase, which produces MKLMTGKLFWNTGVSIPCYPPLENDMICDVLVVGSGEAGAHIAYFLAKIGMSVMLIEKREIACGSTFANVGLLQFLHDKSLTSLIHTFGEEKGVRAYKLCYEALRTMEKVVPTLDIDPQFIPRNSLYYASKSEDVSFLQKEYNTLQNYGFPVEYFTESDVKERYPFTKQAALYTHGDAEVNPYLLAHSLLHKANQMGATIYEHTEAIHIKKRQNDLICYTKTGNQIVANNIIMATGYEEFFGKKEKNTTVETSYAVVTNKVDSFEGWYERSLIWETARPYLYFRTYQDRIIIGGLDEAMQIQTIGDTKLLHKRDTLINIVKEMFPQYKNIQAEYYWAAAFGSSHDGLPILKEDKKIHNLFYALSHGGNGTVYGMVFAKIFEQLFTNKESKDFSLFNR; this is translated from the coding sequence ATGAAACTTATGACTGGTAAGTTGTTTTGGAATACAGGAGTTTCTATACCTTGTTATCCACCGTTAGAAAATGATATGATATGTGATGTGCTTGTAGTCGGAAGTGGCGAAGCAGGTGCCCATATAGCATATTTTTTAGCGAAAATTGGCATGAGTGTGATGCTTATTGAAAAAAGAGAAATTGCATGTGGTAGTACATTTGCAAATGTAGGTTTACTACAATTTCTTCATGATAAATCGTTAACCTCACTTATCCATACATTTGGTGAAGAAAAAGGGGTACGAGCATATAAGCTTTGTTACGAAGCGTTACGAACGATGGAGAAAGTTGTACCGACTCTCGATATTGATCCCCAGTTTATTCCGCGAAATAGTTTATATTATGCAAGTAAAAGTGAGGATGTCTCATTTTTACAAAAGGAGTATAATACGTTACAGAATTATGGATTTCCGGTTGAGTATTTTACAGAATCTGATGTGAAAGAACGTTATCCTTTTACAAAACAAGCGGCATTATACACACACGGTGATGCCGAGGTGAATCCGTATTTATTGGCGCATAGCCTTTTGCATAAAGCAAATCAAATGGGTGCTACTATATATGAACATACAGAGGCCATTCATATAAAAAAACGCCAAAATGATTTAATTTGTTATACGAAAACAGGAAATCAAATTGTAGCAAACAATATTATTATGGCGACGGGATATGAAGAGTTTTTCGGAAAGAAAGAAAAAAATACAACAGTAGAAACATCTTATGCAGTTGTAACAAATAAGGTAGATTCATTTGAAGGTTGGTATGAACGATCATTAATTTGGGAAACAGCACGGCCTTACTTATATTTTCGAACATATCAAGACCGTATTATTATAGGCGGGTTAGATGAAGCGATGCAAATTCAAACAATTGGTGATACGAAATTATTGCATAAGCGTGATACCCTTATTAACATTGTAAAAGAGATGTTCCCGCAGTATAAGAATATACAGGCAGAGTACTATTGGGCGGCAGCATTTGGAAGTAGTCATGATGGTCTCCCTATTTTAAAAGAAGACAAAAAGATACATAATTTATTTTACGCATTGTCACATGGCGGTAATGGAACTGTGTATGGAATGGTATTTGCCAAAATATTTGAGCAGTTATTTACAAATAAAGAAAGTAAAGATTTTTCTTTATTTAATCGATAG
- the phaQ gene encoding poly-beta-hydroxybutyrate-responsive repressor has product MLHNEPEQRESLENNQAKQPNSMPKNFLVPFLLLCLKDWSLHGYKLIQMLMDIGFSSVDQGNVYRTLRKLEKENLISSTWDTSEGGPAKRIYSLTEYGEKYLATCATSFEHYQNMLRTFFTLYTNAFFPFATSPEKDEKDSSSSPGGTAE; this is encoded by the coding sequence ATGCTACATAATGAACCAGAACAACGCGAAAGTTTGGAGAACAACCAAGCAAAACAACCAAACTCCATGCCAAAAAACTTCTTAGTTCCCTTCTTACTTCTATGTCTAAAAGACTGGAGTCTTCATGGTTACAAACTTATTCAAATGCTAATGGATATCGGCTTTTCTTCTGTTGACCAAGGTAATGTCTATAGAACACTACGCAAATTAGAAAAAGAAAATCTCATTTCTTCTACTTGGGATACAAGCGAAGGAGGGCCAGCAAAAAGAATTTATTCTTTAACTGAATATGGAGAGAAATATTTAGCAACATGTGCAACTTCTTTTGAGCATTACCAAAATATGCTGCGAACGTTTTTCACGTTATATACGAACGCATTCTTTCCATTTGCCACTTCTCCAGAAAAGGATGAAAAGGATTCTTCATCTTCACCTGGTGGTACAGCAGAGTAA
- a CDS encoding formate/nitrite transporter family protein — translation MLEQGLDYVVKLAKSKKQMLDINPMQYFIRAALAGIYIGFIIVLCFKLGNFFHIADSPATYLAASMFFGIALVLIIYGGAELFTGNTMYFTVATLRKETTISDTLRNWVACYAGNLAGALFFALLFYATGIFEAIDHGHFMNKVVEGKMNTPTIQLFFKAILCNWLVCLACFLPSQVKGDTAKIMMMMLLVFTFFLSGYEHSIANLSLFALSLVSPHPETISFTGAIHNLIPVTIGNIIGGSVFVGVVYHYLTKKAPDMKQEEAELVAAQQEEIIPLQAHLKH, via the coding sequence ATGCTAGAACAAGGATTAGATTATGTTGTCAAACTGGCTAAGAGCAAAAAACAAATGCTAGATATAAACCCGATGCAATATTTCATTCGTGCCGCACTTGCGGGTATTTATATCGGTTTTATTATCGTACTATGTTTTAAATTAGGTAACTTCTTTCACATTGCAGATTCACCAGCCACTTATTTAGCGGCTTCCATGTTTTTCGGAATTGCCCTCGTCCTTATTATATATGGCGGTGCTGAATTGTTCACTGGAAACACAATGTACTTCACTGTAGCAACTTTAAGAAAAGAAACAACGATTTCTGATACACTTCGTAACTGGGTCGCTTGTTATGCAGGAAATTTAGCTGGTGCTTTATTCTTTGCTTTACTATTTTATGCAACTGGAATTTTCGAAGCAATTGATCACGGTCATTTCATGAATAAAGTAGTAGAAGGAAAAATGAATACACCTACAATTCAATTATTCTTTAAAGCGATTTTATGTAACTGGCTCGTATGTCTTGCTTGTTTCTTACCTTCTCAAGTGAAAGGTGATACAGCAAAAATTATGATGATGATGCTACTCGTTTTTACATTCTTCTTATCTGGTTACGAACATAGCATTGCAAACTTATCACTATTTGCTTTATCTTTAGTTTCACCGCATCCGGAGACAATTTCTTTTACAGGTGCTATTCATAACTTAATTCCAGTTACAATCGGTAACATTATTGGCGGGTCTGTATTTGTTGGTGTGGTATACCATTACTTAACAAAGAAAGCACCTGACATGAAACAAGAAGAAGCCGAATTAGTAGCAGCTCAACAAGAAGAGATTATTCCGTTGCAAGCGCATTTGAAACATTAA
- a CDS encoding MaoC family dehydratase encodes MNPFQEAQTVPELRYDEIQVGDQASLTKTITDEDVINFAKLTGDVNPIHILDSFAKTTMFKERIAHGMLVSSFISTILGTKLPGKNTIYLSQNISFRAPVKIGDTLRVVAEVIKKRDDKKIITLQTNIYNQSDDIVVEGTATILKKE; translated from the coding sequence ATGAATCCATTTCAAGAAGCACAAACTGTTCCGGAGCTTCGTTATGATGAGATTCAAGTCGGTGATCAAGCATCCCTTACAAAAACGATTACGGATGAAGACGTTATCAATTTTGCAAAGTTGACTGGAGATGTGAATCCTATTCATATTTTAGACTCTTTTGCAAAAACGACAATGTTTAAAGAACGTATTGCTCATGGCATGCTCGTTTCAAGTTTCATTTCGACGATTCTTGGTACGAAACTTCCAGGGAAAAATACGATTTATTTATCTCAAAACATTTCATTCCGTGCTCCTGTCAAAATCGGCGATACACTTCGCGTTGTGGCAGAAGTCATCAAAAAACGTGACGATAAAAAAATCATTACGTTGCAAACAAACATATACAATCAATCCGATGATATTGTCGTGGAAGGTACAGCGACAATACTGAAAAAAGAGTAG